In Pyxidicoccus trucidator, a single genomic region encodes these proteins:
- a CDS encoding monovalent cation:proton antiporter-2 (CPA2) family protein, with protein MAASSEDPLHFQALIFLGAAVVAVPLFRKLRLGSILGYLAAGLVIGPFGLGLFSESASVMHVAEFGVVLFLFVIGLELNLSRLWAMRRDIFVLGTAQVVLTGLLTMLYPLLVVGRPWQASLIAGLGLSLSSTALVMQLLGERGEVQQPHGQKAFAILLLQDLAIVPLLALVALLSPQDSAGGEPAWLSAAKMVGGVVAVVLTGRYLLSPFFRVLASAGAHEVMTAAALLVVVAAATVMTYVGLSAALGAFLAGVLLAESSYRHELEADIEPFRGLLLGLFFITVGMTVELRVIARHWPLLLGALVTVTVIKTGVVYGLMRLLRSDHEVSMRTALLLPQGGEFGFVLFATAVSAGVMAQEQATLLVALVTLTMALTPLLAVLAPRLARTRARPERKETFEGVRGSVLMIGFGRFGQVASQLLLAEGVDVTAIDNDVEMIEAAERFGFRVYFGDGTRLDVLRAAGAERARLICVCVEKKESASRIVELCRTTFPLTPVYARAFDRVHALELLEHGAHYQLRETFESAIAFGRAALVGLRLPPERVATVEEDVRQRDRDRFALQQQGRDYRAGNDKLYTRPVPRPEPFIPPQRQAVSLNLAPREDETSEKKK; from the coding sequence GCGCGGCCGTCGTGGCCGTGCCGCTGTTCCGCAAGCTGCGCCTCGGCTCCATCCTGGGCTACCTGGCCGCGGGCCTGGTCATCGGTCCGTTCGGGCTCGGACTCTTCTCCGAGTCCGCCTCGGTGATGCACGTCGCGGAGTTCGGCGTCGTGCTCTTCCTCTTCGTCATCGGCCTGGAGCTCAACCTGTCGCGGCTGTGGGCCATGCGCCGCGACATCTTCGTGCTCGGCACGGCGCAGGTCGTCCTCACCGGCCTGCTCACCATGCTCTATCCGCTCCTCGTGGTGGGGCGCCCGTGGCAGGCCTCACTCATCGCGGGGCTGGGCCTGTCGCTGTCGTCCACGGCGCTCGTCATGCAGCTGCTGGGCGAGCGCGGGGAGGTGCAGCAGCCCCACGGGCAGAAGGCGTTCGCCATCCTGCTGTTGCAGGACCTGGCCATCGTCCCGCTGCTCGCGCTGGTGGCGCTGCTGTCCCCGCAGGACTCGGCGGGAGGAGAGCCGGCGTGGCTGTCCGCGGCGAAGATGGTGGGCGGCGTCGTCGCGGTGGTGCTCACGGGCCGCTACCTGCTCAGCCCCTTCTTCCGGGTGCTCGCGAGCGCGGGCGCCCATGAGGTGATGACGGCCGCCGCCCTGCTCGTCGTCGTCGCGGCGGCCACGGTGATGACGTACGTCGGGCTGTCCGCGGCGCTCGGCGCATTCCTCGCGGGCGTGCTGCTCGCGGAGTCGAGCTACCGGCACGAGCTGGAGGCCGACATCGAGCCCTTCCGGGGCCTGCTGCTCGGCCTCTTCTTCATCACCGTGGGCATGACGGTGGAGCTGAGGGTCATCGCGCGGCACTGGCCCCTGCTGCTCGGGGCCCTCGTCACCGTCACCGTCATCAAGACGGGGGTGGTGTATGGGTTGATGCGGCTGCTCCGGAGCGACCACGAGGTGTCCATGCGCACCGCGCTGCTCCTGCCCCAGGGCGGCGAGTTCGGCTTCGTCCTCTTCGCCACCGCGGTGTCGGCCGGAGTCATGGCGCAGGAGCAGGCCACGCTGCTCGTCGCGCTCGTGACGCTCACCATGGCGCTCACGCCGCTGCTGGCCGTGCTCGCCCCACGGCTCGCCCGCACGCGCGCGAGACCCGAGCGCAAGGAGACCTTCGAGGGGGTGCGCGGCTCCGTGCTCATGATTGGCTTCGGGCGCTTCGGCCAGGTGGCCAGCCAGCTGCTGCTCGCCGAGGGCGTGGACGTCACCGCCATCGACAACGACGTGGAGATGATTGAAGCCGCCGAGCGCTTCGGCTTCCGGGTCTACTTCGGCGACGGCACGCGGCTGGACGTGCTGCGCGCGGCGGGCGCGGAGCGGGCCCGGCTCATCTGCGTGTGCGTGGAGAAGAAGGAGTCCGCGTCCCGCATCGTGGAGCTGTGCCGCACGACGTTCCCCCTCACGCCGGTGTACGCGCGCGCGTTTGACCGCGTGCACGCGCTGGAGCTGCTGGAGCACGGCGCGCACTACCAGCTCCGGGAGACCTTCGAGAGCGCCATCGCCTTCGGGCGCGCCGCGCTGGTGGGACTGAGGCTGCCGCCGGAGCGCGTGGCGACGGTGGAGGAGGACGTCCGCCAGAGAGACCGCGACCGCTTCGCCCTGCAGCAGCAGGGCCGGGACTACAGGGCAGGCAACGACAAGCTCTACACCCGCCCCGTCCCGCGTCCCGAGCCGTTCATCCCTCCCCAGCGGCAGGCCGTCTCGCTGAACCTGGCCCCGAGGGAGGACGAAACCTCCGAGAAGAAGAAGTAG